One stretch of Zonotrichia leucophrys gambelii isolate GWCS_2022_RI chromosome 13, RI_Zleu_2.0, whole genome shotgun sequence DNA includes these proteins:
- the SLC4A9 gene encoding LOW QUALITY PROTEIN: anion exchange protein 4 (The sequence of the model RefSeq protein was modified relative to this genomic sequence to represent the inferred CDS: inserted 2 bases in 1 codon), with the protein MRAHMAGAGGPALRAADSCSQPRLERSNPGAPSQAFGCSIFPSSTATAARRAGAALQQEERGDITCPLLFIQLNQLLSTPAGLEWREMARWIKFEEKVEDGGERWSAPHVPALPLHSLLQLRTCLQKGTLLLDLDATSFKEIIDKALCEEAELQPALRERLAALLLLQPRHQPTKSLLQLLAELGVSPCRGKGKGKSEPRTQVSKTPLKEQLRNRFKKKVPPGAEAAHVAVGEVEFLEKPFTAFIRLRHGVSLGSLAEVSLPSRFLFILLGPPRVKAYHEVGRAMATLLTDELFQRVARQAEHREDLMAGMEAFLDELVVLPPGKWDPGARIPPPSHLPAPRRRTALDPLDQQPHGNGDMTAAGDRASPGHPRSGEELERTGRLFGGLLRDIQRKAPWYGSDFTDALHPQCLSAVLYIYLATVTNAITFGGMLGDATANMQGVLESFLGTAFAGFIFCLFSGQPLTILSSTGPVLVFERLLFSFSQDHSLDYLEFRLWIGLWVAFFGVVLVATEASHLVGHFTRFTEEGFCALISLIFIYDSLKKMLSLADAFPINWHYRLDNVTSYSCTCNLSSPGHSSAGNDTLLPSPLAWQPPAIPAGLSRTQCLDQGGHLLGTSCQYVPDVTLMSFLLFGGTFLLCTALKRFRSSRYFPVGVRKLVSDFAVILAILASCAVDALLGLETPKLLVPSELKPTNPARGWIVLPFGANPWWVCLLSAVPAVLVTILIFMDQQITAVILNRREYKLQKGAGFHLDLLCVSLLMVVTSVTGLPWYVSATVISLAHMDSLRKESATSAPGEHPEFLGIREQRLTGLAVFILMGVSVFMAPVLKHIPMPVLYGVFLHMGVTALNSIQLTDRVRLLLMPAKHQPDLAYLRHVPLRRVHLFTAIQLLCLALLWLLKSTVAAIIFPVMLLALVGIRKGLERIFSPHDLSWLDGXPGRERREHSPGSGRSKEAQPRRSVLSWEPRSATAAPGSNRCAGAPGCEPMQRPGAQINLSVN; encoded by the exons GTGGATCAAGTTTGAGGAGAAGGTGGAGGATGGTGGGGAGCGCTGGAGTGCCCCCcatgtcccagctctgcccctgcacagcctgctccagctgaggaCATGCCTGCAGAAGGGGACACTGCTCCTGGATCTGGATGCCACCAGTTTCAAGGAAATAATTG ACAAAGCACTTTGtgaggaagcagagctgcagcctgcactGAGAGAGCGCCTGgcagccctcctgctcctccagccacGGCACCAGCCTACaaaatccctgctgcagctccttgctgagCTTGGTGTGTCTCCCTGCCGAG ggaaaggcaaaGGCAAGTCTGAGCCCAGAACCCAGGTCTCCAAAACACCTCTTAAGGAGCAG CTCAGGAACAGATTCAAGAAGAAGGTCCCACCGGGGGCTGAGGCAGCCCACGTTGCTGTCGGGGAAGTTGAATTCCTGGAAAAGCCCTTCACTGCCTTCATTCGCCTCAGGCATGGGGTGTCCCTTGGCTCACTGGCTGAGGTTTCTCTTCCAAGCAG GTTCCTCTTCATCCTGCTGGGTCCCCCGAGAGTGAAAGCCTACCACGAGGTTGGCAGGGCCATGGCCACCCTGCTGACAGATGAg CTGTTCCAAAGAGTTGCCCGGCAGGCTGAGCACCGAGAGGACctcatggcagggatggaggcgTTCCTGGATGAGCTGGTTGTGCTTCCTCCTGGCAAATGGGACCCTGGGGCCCGAATTCCTCCACCGAGCCATCTGCCAGCTCCACGCAGGAG gACCGCCTTGGACCCACTGGACCAGCAGCCCCATGGAAATGGGGACAtgacagcagctggggacagagccagcccagggcacccacgctctggggaggagctggagaggacaggcag gcTTTTTGGGGGGCTGCTGCGAGACATCCAGAGGAAGGCACCGTGGTATGGCAGTGACTTCACCGATGCCCTGCACCCCCAGTGCCTCTCAGCAGTGCTCTACATCTACCTGGCCACAGTCACCAATGCCATCACCTTCGGGGGCATGCTGGGGGATGCAACTGCCAACATGCAG GGGGTGCTGGAGAGCTTCCTGGGCACAGCCTTTGCTGGTTTCATCTTCTGCCTCTTTTCGGGCCAACCCCTGACCATCCTGAGCAGCACCGGCCCCGTGCTCGTCTTTGAGCgtctcctcttctccttcaGCCA GGATCACAGCCTGGACTACCTGGAGTTCCGTCTCTGGATTGGGCTCTGGGTGGCTTTTTTTGGAGTGGTGCTGGTGGCCACCGAGGCCAGTCACCTGGTGGGGCACTTCACCCGCTTCACTGAGGAAGGCTTCTGCGCCCTCATCAGCCTCATATTCATCTACGACTCCCTGAAGAAGATGCTGAGCCTGGCAGATGCCTTCCCCATCAACTGGCACTACCGGCTGGACAACGTCACCTCCTACAGCTGCACCTGCAACTTGTCCAGCCCCG gtcacagctctgcagggaatgACACATTGCTGCCCTCACCCCTGGCCTGGCAG cctcctgccatcccagcagggctgagcaggaccCAGTGCCTGGATCAAGGTGGGCATCTCCTGGGCACCAGCTGCCAGTACGTGCCCGATGTCACCCTCATGTCCTTCCTGCTCTTTGGGGGCACCTTCCTCCTCTGCACCGCCCTCAAGCGCTTCAGGAGCAGCCGCTACTTCCCCGTGGGG GTGCGGAAGCTGGTGAGCGACTTCGCCGTCATCCTGGCCATCCTGGCCTCCTGCGCCGTGGATGCTCTCCTGGGCCTGGAGACCCCCAAGCTCCTTGTCCCCAGCGAGCTGAAG CCCACAAACCCAGCACGGGGCTGGATCGTGCTCCCCTTTGGAGCCAACCCATGGTGGGTGTGCCTGCTGTCTGCAGTGCCTGCTGTCCTTGTCACCATCCTCATTTTCATGGACCAGCAGATCACAGCTGTCATTCTTAACCGCAGGGAGTACAagctgcag AAAGGAGCAGGCTTCCACCTGGACCTCCTCTGTGTCTCCCTCCTGATGGTTGTCACTTCTGTCACCGGCCTCCCCTGGTATGTGTCAGCCACTGTCATCTCCCTGGCACACATGGACAGCCTGAGGAAGGAGAGTGCAACCTCAGCGCCTGGAGAGCACCCCGAGTTCCTGGGCATCAG ggagcagaggctgacaggcctggctGTCTTCATCCTGATGGGAGTCTCTGTCTTCATGGCCCCCGTGCTCAAG CACATCCCGATGCCGGTGCTGTACGGGGTGTTCCTGCACATGGGGGTGACGGCCCTGAACAGCATCCAG ctcacGGACCGCGTGCGGCTGCTCCTGATGCCAGCCAAGCACCAGCCAGACCTGGCCTACCTGCGCCACGTGCCCCTGCGGCGGGTGCACCTCTTCACCGccatccagctgctctgcctggccctgctctggctcctcaAGTCCACCGTGGCCGCTATCATTTTCCCAGTGATG CTGCTGGCGCTGGTGGGGATCCGCAAGGGGCTGGAGCGCATCTTCTCCCCGCACGACCTGAGCTGGCTGGACGG cccgggccgggagcggcgggaaCACAGTCCCGGGAGCGGCCGGAGCAAGGAGGCACAGCCGAGGAGGTCGGTGCTGTCCTGGGAGCCTCGCTCGGCCACAGCCGCCCCGGGGTCGAACCGCTGCGCGGGGGCGCCCGGG TGCGAGCCGATGCAGCGCCCGGGAGCGCAGATCAACCTGTCCGTGAACTAG